In Lactobacillus xylocopicola, the genomic stretch CATGTAAGTTACTAATCGCGTTAGACACAATTTTGCGGGTGTCCATTTCGTTAATAAACCTTTGACCTGCCTTATTAACAAGGATAGCACCCTCGCCGCGGAGTCCCTCACCAATCAAGTAGACGTGTTCCGTATCAGTTTGGGCAGTCGGATGAACTTGGATAAAGTCCATTTGTTCAAGTTGAGCTTCAATTTGCTCGGCCAGTTTCAGACCATCACCGGTTGCGCCCGGCTGATTGGTGGTTTTGTAATCGACTAAGTCAGGACGGTACTTTTTGATTAACTCTTTCGAGGACCCAAAGCCACCAGAGGCCAGAAGCACTGCCTTGGCCTTAACAGTTTTAACACCCGCGTCCGTGTCTAGCTTGACGCCCACGACCTTCTGTCCATCATCTTGCAGTAATTCAATTACCTTGGATCGGATAAAAACCGGAATTTTTGCTTTCTGAACTTGCTCCAGTGCGCCAGACACCAAGTAACTGCCCACAGGGGCCATGGAAGCAGGCCGGTGAGCCCGCTTTTTGCTCATTCCCCCCGTAATCGTGAGGTTACTCAGATCAATACCGTGATCACTGAGCCAGTCAATTGCACTGGCAGAGTGATCCACAAAATATCTCAGTAGCTCGCGATCATTTAGGCGACCACCACCTTTAAGCGTTTCACGGAAAAAGTCTTCTTTGTCGTCAATAATACCTGCTTTTAACTGGACTAAGCTCTCAGCGGCGTTCATTCCAGACGAGGCCCGACTGGTATTGCCACCTAATTGGTCGTTCTTTTCAAAAACTGCAACCTTCAAGCCTAGCTCATTAGCCTGGAGCGCAGCGGTCAAACCTGCTCCACCGGCTCCGACAATAATTGCGTCGTAACTTGGCGCAATCTCATCAGTTCGGTTTGGTGCAAAAACAAATTTAGCCATTAATCAATTCTCCCTTTTATTCTTCTGGTTTCGTCCGGTCAATATTGGTCATCTGCATGTAATCCATCCAAGCTTCATATTGCTCTTCAGTGACCTTACCACTCTTTAAAGCTGCTGCCTTAAGGGTTGACCCTTCCTGGTCGGCAGTTTGTGCAATTTTGGCAGCATCATGATAGCCAATGTGCGGTGATAAAGCAGTAACTGTCATCAACGAGTCTTCTAATAATTCATTCATCTTGCTAGCGTTAACAGTCAGACCCGCAATCATCTTGTCAGCAAAACCCGTAATGGTCCCCGTTAATATGTCACACGAGTCCAAAAAAGCAGTAATCATGACCGTCTTGAAAACGTTCATTTCAAAGTTGCCTTGTGAAGCAGTAAAGGTGATAGTCGTATCGTTCCCAAAGACCTTTGCTGCAGCCATGGTCACTGCCTCCGCTTGGGTTGGATTTACCTTACCAGGCATAATTGAGGAACCTGGTTCATTTGCCGGAATATTTAATTCATGGTAACCAGCTCGCGGACCAGAAGCCAGGAAGCGGATGTCTTGGGCGATTTTAAACAAATCGGCCGCCAGAGTTTTGAGTGCACCGTGCACTACATCAATTCCAGAATGGTGAGCCAAACCCCAGAACTTGTTGGTCTCCACTTCAAACTTATGTCCATAAACTACAGATAATTGGGCAGCAATCTTGCTCGTCATTCCCGGCGCTGCATTTAGCCCTGTACCAACCGCCGTACCACCAATTGCCAACTCATAGAGCGTCGGCTTAAGTTCCTTGATATAGGCTAAATCGTGCTTTAAAGCCGCTAGATAGCCGGATACTTCCTGGCCAAAGGTAATTGGGGTGGCATCCTGCAAGTGAGTCCGGCCCACCTTGACTGTCGTCCAATACTGGTCTTGCTTGACCTTTAGTTCATTGATAAGGTGCTGAAGAGCTGGTTCTAACTTATCCAGTGCCTCAACCGCCACAATATTCATCACTGTCGGATAAGTATCGTTAGAAGACTGCCCCCGATTAACATCATCATTAGGCAGAATTGTTAATTCGGGGTGCAACTTGTTGGCCAGATTAGCAACCACCTCGTTAACATTCATGTTACTTTGAGTGCCTGATCCAGTTTGGAGCACGTGTAAAGGAAAGTCTTTGCGCAAGTCATCATCATTTAGTGCCAATAACTGGTCAATTGCTTCCACAATCGCTTGCCCCTTCTCCTGAGGCTCGTCACCGACTTCAACGTTAGATACAGCCGCCGCCTTTTTTAACTGCAAAAAAGCACGAATAACTGCTAGTGGCATTAACTCCCCACTGGGAAAATTATTCCGACTGCGCTCTGTTTGCGGACCCCATAAAGCATTTTTGGGAATTTTAACCGGACCAATCGTGTCACTTTCAATTCGGTACTCTACTTCACTCATCACTAAACTCCTTTTGTCTTGTTTTACTGTATGAAACCTACTTAACTAATAACTATTATTTATCATACCTGCTAACAGTTGCTTTTTCAATATCTTTAAAATAAATGGCAAATTATTTAATTTTTTAAAAAAACGAAAGTTTAAAGATCTCGCTCTTACCAGTGGCCTAAATTTTTAAAGTTTCAGCATTAATAGCTACGATTATGGTAGAAAGTGCCATCAAAGCTGCACCAACTGCTGGCGTGAGGATAATTCCCCAGGGTGCCAAAAGTCCGGCCGCCAGCGGAAGCGCAACGATGTTGTAGCCTGCGCCCCACCACAAATTTTGGACGGTTTTTTGTTGCGTATGCTGGGCCAATTGTAAGAAGCTAATAATATCAGTTGGATTACTGTTAACTAAGACAACGTCAGCCGAGTCTACCGCTACATCCGTACCAGCACCAATGGCAACGCCAATATCAGCCTTGGCCAAACTAGGCGCATCATTGATCCCATCACCTACCATCATCACCTTGCTAACTTGGTCTTGGAACTGGGCAACAATTTTTTCCTTATCTTCTGGCATTAAATCGGTATAAACTTCAGTTATGCCTAACTTTTTTGCAATTCCTTGCGCAGCCTCGCGATTATCTCCAGTTAACATAACTGGTGTAATATTTAACTTTTTAATCTGTTTAATTAAAGATTGGGCACCAGGTTTAATCTCGTCGCCAACTAGCAAATAGCCTAGGACGGTTCCTCCTTCTATGAGGTAACTAGCGGTATTATTTAAGGTATCAATTGCCGGAAAGACTTCAACTTGCGATCGCGCTGCCTGTTCATTAACAAGCTGATAATGATGACCATTGATGGTACCGCTAATCCCCTCACCTGGCAGATTTTGACCATTAGTTAACGTCAGTAAGTCAACCTTTTTGGCTTGGGCAAATTGCAAGACACTCTGGGCAATCGGATGAGTTGAATCCTGTTCTAAAGAAGCAGTAATGGCCAGTACCGCTTGTGCGTCGAGGTCAGAACTCAAACTAGCAAACTTATTGACCCGGAACTTTCCTGCGGTCAAAGTGCCCGTCTTATCCAATAAGAGATAATTAAGTTTTGAGCTAACGCTAATGACTTTACGGTTTCTAATCAAAAGACCATGCTTTGCTCCGATAGCCGTGGATTTAGCATTAACTAAAGGAATTGCTAGCCCCAAGGCGTGCGGGCAGGCAATGACCAGGACAGTGACCATGCGCTCTAAGCCAGTACCAATACCGCGCATGCCAGTCCAAACAATTAAAGCAATAAGTCCCACAACTAGAGCGGCATAGAAAAGCCAGCCCGAAACGCGATCAGCCAGGTCCTGCAGCCTGGACTTGGTCATCTGCGATGACTGTACTAGCTGGTTAACATTAGCCAAAAAACCTGAATTAGCCGGACTATTGACCTTGACCGTCAGAGCACCACTACCATTAAGCGAGCCCCCGATTACTCGATCACCTTTTTTTCGGAAGACCTCGCGGGCTTCCCCCGTCATTAGCGACTCGTTAACCCGACTAGATCCTGCTAGAATAGTACCGTCTAAGGGGATACTTTCACCGGCCTTAATCAAAATAAGTGCGCCTCGTTTGACGTCATTAATTTCCACCTCAACGGTTCGCTTACCCTGTTTTTGGTGTACTTTATCAGGCAAAAGCTTGGCTAAATCATGAACCGAGCTATTGGCCGACATTACCGACGACATCTCAATCCAGTGACCGAGCAACATAATTAAGATTAAAGTAGCCAGTTCCCAAAAAAAGTCCATTGTATGTTCTGCACTCTGTACTAAGTCATTGCGGATGAAGGCATACAAACTGTAGAGGTAGGCCGTGGAAATTCCGAGCGTAATCAGCGTCATCATTTCAGGCCGGCGCTCTTTTAACTCAGAGCAGGCACCCTTAAAGAAAGGCCAACCACCGTAGCAAAATAAAATAGTGGCAAAAACTACTACCACCCAATCCGAATCGGGAAAAGAGAATTGAAATGGTAGACTAATGCCCATTGCTGGTGCCAAAAACAAGATTGGCAGTGCCAAAACCACCGAAACCAGTAAGCGCTGCTTTAAATTGCCCATCGGCATCATCTGCTGATTACCCATGTTCATGTTTCCATGCTCATGACCAGCGTGCATTGCAGTCCGCTTTTTGTCTTCATTTTCGTTTTTAGCCAACTTGCTCAGTCCAATCTTTTAACTCATAATCACTTTATTCTTCTCCTTCAATCTACTTTTATTAATAGTAGTTGTCAAAAAAAGTGGCTCATCTAAAAGCTAATCTGCATAGTTTTGCTACTGCTTTGGTCGTTTGCGGTAAAAATGCACCAGTAAGCCAGCGGCAATTCCGACCGCTGCCGGAATTACCCAGTCCAGACCAATTGCAGCCAAAGGCAACAAACGTACTTGGAGTTCCTTGATAAAATGAGCCCACGGACTTTGGCTGATAACCGGGGGAAACGAGGCTAACATATCGAGTAGTGCAGGAATCATGGTCAGTCCGATTGCCCAAAAGTACACAACTGGATCGCCAGCAAAAGCTGTCTTAGCAATCGACAGGACAATTAACACAATGGCAATTGGATACAAAAACATCAACATTGGGGTTGACCAAGCAATGATTGTGTCGAGGCCAAAATTGGCCGTCACAAATGATGCAAAGGTCATGATTGCCAGCCAGGTATGATAACTGATTTTTGAAAAGCTGCGGTGAAAGTCCTGGGCAAAAGCCGCTAGCAGGCCCACTGCGGTCGTTAAACAAGTTAGCGTCACCAAAGTAGCCAGGAGGGCATGCCCAAAGTCACCAAGGTAATAAGTAACAATCTGATTGAAGGCTGTACCACCTTCAGCTGAGGGCTTAAAGTGCTTAAGCGTTGTAGCCCCCAGCCAAATCAGTGCAATATAGATCAGTCCAATTGCGCCAGTGGCAATAACACCAGCGCTCGCAGTAACCTTTGCGTTACTCTTAGCAGAAGTCTTGCCTAGCTGTTTGACCGCTGAAACAATCGTATAACCAAAGGCCAAGCCAGCTAAAGCATCCATCGTGTTATAGCCCTGCAGAAAACCATTAAAAAAGGCCATATTGTGATAAGCAGCAGTGACTGTCTGCTGATGAGCCGCACCCATTGGCTTTGCAGCTGCCAGCAGAAAAACAACAAACAGTAAAAGTAGAAAAATTGGATTCAAGACGCGACCAACACTGTCCAAGATAGTTGTTTCTTGATAAGAAATAATAAACGCTAAAATAAAAAAAATAGCGGAAAAAACGAGTAGGCATGGCTGAGCCAGCTTGGCTGGTAAGACAGGTTGCAAACCAACCGAAAATGAAATACTAGCGGTCCGCGGGGTTGCAAATAAGGGGCCCAGGGTCAGGTGGATTAGCACCATAAAGGCCAGCGCAAACTTTCGGCCCAAAGGACGACCAATATCGTAGATTCCCTTGGCATGACTGACACTAATCGCTAAAACGGCTAACAGTGGCAAAAGCACGGCGGTTACTAAAAAACCGGCAGTAGCAGCCAGCCACTTGGCTCCTGCTAGTTGGCCCAAGTGAACAGGAAAAATCAAATTTCCTGCCCCAAAAAACAAGCCAAATAATAGGGAAGCAATCACTAAATATTGCTTCCAGGTTAATGGTTTGGTATTTTCATCCGGTCTAATCTCTTCCATACAATCTTCCTCAATTTCTTAACTAGCAGCGTCTTTAAAATAAAAAAGCACCCTTGATTGTCATCAAGGGTGCTTCACGCACGGTACCACCTATTTTACTGCCTAATTCTCAAAAGCCGCAGTCACTTCACGTACAGCCCAATTGCGATACGCTAACACGATAATGGGTGTCACCAATACTAACTACTTAAATTCACTAGCTTGCTCAAAGTTACTTTCAGATTGTTTTCACGATCCCTTTTCACCATCAGGACTCTCTAATACGCTACCTACAACCTTACTCTTCTTTTCATTGCATTTTTCTATTAATAATATTCTAATCAACAACTTATTTATTGTCAACCAAAAAATAAAACTAGCTTACGCTAACTCAATCATAGCTGTTAGCAATATCGTTTACACAAAATTGGCGTAGTTGTTTTTTAACCAGGTAACAAGGGATTTAGCAGCTTTAGTCATGCCATATTCAAGCATCGCTATCCCATAATGCGGCTGCACTGGATATATTAGCGGAATACCATGTAGCTGCCGATCCGCAAAGTCTGAAACAAAATTAGCCCAAATACCCACCCCCAAATTAGCTTGAACCATTACATGCGAATTTAAAATGTTGTTAGAATAAACCAAATTTAAATGCTTATTCTCTTTGACAATCGCCTTTTGCAGTTCATTTTGGGAAGGTGGACACCACTTACTATCTAAAAAAATCAAGCGATAATTACTCAAACTGGTTAATGGCAAGGCTGCTTCACTAGCTGCCTTGGGACCATAAAAATTGGCATAATATTTACCTTCAACCAAATCCGTATAATGGATATTGGCAATTTTGGCCACGATGTCAGGCATGGTAAAGATCAAATCGCAGTCTCCATTTAACAAGTGATCTTTTAGACTATTATGAGCAAAATTTTCCAAGTAGATATTTGGCCAGTTGTTAGCTTTAACTTGCCGATATTCTTTAATGATATTAGGTAGCATTGAAATTTCATACGGCGTTCCGCTGTAACCTATGGTTAGATCTTCCGCTCTGGCACTAGCAATTCTTTGGGCCTTTTGGACCGACTTATTGTAGAGGTTTAACATGGGCTTCATCGAAGCATAAAAATTTTCTCCACTTTTCGTTAACTGTACCTGCTTTCTTGTCCGATAAAACAGTAAAAAATTGAGCTCTTTTTCCATCGAAGAAATAGTTTGTGAAACTGCTGATTGAGACAAGTTCATTTGTAAGGCAGTGCGCGAAAAGTTTAAGGTTTCAGCTAAATTTACAAAAACAGCTAAGTGGTCATAATTCATTTTGGTTACCTTCTACATCCTATATATCAGTAAAACTTATAAACAATCATATTCTTGATTAATTGTGCTCCTTTAACCAATGTTATATTAAGATCATAAATATTAACAGAACAATTGCAACTTTTTAAGGAGAAAAATTATGAAAAAATTGCGAGCTGGACGTTACGCTGTTATTGCACAAGAATATGAAAAAGAAACGATGCCACTAGAAGTTGAAATTACTGATAATCAGATTAGCCAGATACTTCCACAGGAGCCAATGATTCCTGGCAGTTTGGAAGAAAGTGTTTTTACTAAGGTACCCCAAGAAATCATTCAAAAGCAAAGTATTGACGTCGATGCGATTACTGGTGCAACCCATTCCGTTAACGGCTTAATTCAAGCCGTGAGCACTGTAATTGAACAGGCCGGAGGAGATCCTGCTGACTTTAAGTTACACTCAAATAGCAAAAATAGTGACCCGTCATCAAAAACACCAGATTTAGCTGATCCGCAAAAAACTTTTGCTAGCTGGCGTAATAAACCTGAACAAGTCGTAAAAGAATATCATACCGATTTTTTAATTGTTGGTGCTGGTATTGCAGGACTTGCAGCAGCAGTTCAAGCTCGTCAATTAGGAATGGAAACAATTGTAATTGAAAAAAATGGCTTTGTCGCTGGCAACGGTGGCGGAGTTGAAGGCATTTTTGGGATTAACACCAAAATGCAAGCAGCCGCTGGAATACATGCCGAACCAGAAGACATTATTACCAAAGAAGCAGAACTAGGACAATACCGAGCAGATGGCTCTTTTTGGGTTGATTTAATTAATAATTCCGCTGCCAATATTGACTGGCTAGTAGATTTAGGGGTGCAATTAACTAATGTTGATGATTACCACGGCACCTGCATGTTTCCAACTTTTCACTGGTTTAAGGGGGGCTTTGCTTCAGTTGGGTATGCCCCTTACATGAAAAAACAGGCTGATAAACTCAAAGCACAATTCTTACTTGAAACAGCTGCTACCAGTATTATTTACGAAGATGGCATAGTCAAGGGCGTCTACGCTAACACACCCGCAGGCAGCATTAAAATTAGTGCCAAGGCTACCCTGCTAGCAACTGGTGGCGTAGGGCACAACCCTAAATTACTCGAAGCCCAAGGCTGGTCGACTAAAAATATTCATTATTGCTCCATGCCCAGCAACACAGGTGACGGTTATCAAATGGCTATGTCCGTTGGCGCAAAAGACTTTTTAAAAGAGTCACCCGAGTTTATGATGAACTATATTCAAGCTCTGCCACACGAAGGTGTACACTTGTACATTGATCCAATTAATGGCTTTATGTCTCTACCAGCAGGTGGACCAGTTGTGTTCGTTAACCAAGACGGGCGCCGTTTAGTTAACGAAAATGTCAAAAAAGATAACCTGCTCTACCAACGAATGGCAATTAAATCAACTCGAGTTACGTATGAAATTTTCACCCAGAAAATTTATGATCAAATTACAAAAGACGTCCCTAAGGCAGACCAAATACTAGCCCAAGCAGTTAAAACAAACGATGGTGATTCGCTCTTTAAAGCAGATTCATTCGCTGGTCTAGCGCAAGCCGTTGGCTTACCAGAAAATGTTTTAGTTGAAACCATGGAAAACTACAATTCATACTGTGAGCGTGGACACGATTTGGAATTTAACAAGGATAAAGATATGCTGCTGGCGATGAAAGAAGGCCCTTATTACATCGCTCGCCTTGATCCCTCAAACTTAATCGGGATTGGTGGAATTGGTTCAAATCAAAAATTCGAAGTTATTACTAACGACTTTACTAAAATCCCTGGTTTATATGCTGCCGGAATGGATTCAACGATGCAATATCGGGATGTCTATACGATTACTTTAGGTGGTTCAGCCTGTGCCCATAATGTTAATTCTGGCCGACACGCTGCCATACATGCGCAAGAATATCTTAAGCAGAATAACTAATTTAGCTAAAAAAACCTAGAAAAAAGTCTAATCTACCCAAAAAAGACTGACATATCACGTTAACAAACGTTGAATTGTCAGCCTTTTTAAATTGTGGGATTTTTTTGTTTAAGTTAAAAAGCACTTTTCTCCCAGACTCTTTTCTAAGCTTTTTTAGTTGCAACCAGCCTGGTGCCATGTAGTTGTTCTACATTTAACCTGTTTGCAATAGTAGCGCAATTGGTAGCCGTAATACCACCACCCGGTAAGATTGCAATGCGCTGGCCAGCCCATTCCATAATTTTTTTTAAGTGTGGTATTGTGGCTAAAATTGGTTGATCCAGACTCCCGCCATGCGTCAAAATACGACAAACGCCACTGGTTACCAACCAGTTGAGTGCTGCTTGCTGATCT encodes the following:
- a CDS encoding flavocytochrome c; this translates as MAKFVFAPNRTDEIAPSYDAIIVGAGGAGLTAALQANELGLKVAVFEKNDQLGGNTSRASSGMNAAESLVQLKAGIIDDKEDFFRETLKGGGRLNDRELLRYFVDHSASAIDWLSDHGIDLSNLTITGGMSKKRAHRPASMAPVGSYLVSGALEQVQKAKIPVFIRSKVIELLQDDGQKVVGVKLDTDAGVKTVKAKAVLLASGGFGSSKELIKKYRPDLVDYKTTNQPGATGDGLKLAEQIEAQLEQMDFIQVHPTAQTDTEHVYLIGEGLRGEGAILVNKAGQRFINEMDTRKIVSNAISNLHEDGAYLIFDQGIRQNFTAVEFYDSIGLVSRGDTLEEVAESSGIDPAGLTMTVQTWDSAVTAQKDEEFGRKTGMDRTIARGPFFAIHVNPAIHYTMGGIHITPKTEVLDTDGNIIKGLYAAGEVSGGLHGNNRIGGNSIAETVVFGRQAGIQMTAFVRRS
- a CDS encoding class II fumarate hydratase, which encodes MSEVEYRIESDTIGPVKIPKNALWGPQTERSRNNFPSGELMPLAVIRAFLQLKKAAAVSNVEVGDEPQEKGQAIVEAIDQLLALNDDDLRKDFPLHVLQTGSGTQSNMNVNEVVANLANKLHPELTILPNDDVNRGQSSNDTYPTVMNIVAVEALDKLEPALQHLINELKVKQDQYWTTVKVGRTHLQDATPITFGQEVSGYLAALKHDLAYIKELKPTLYELAIGGTAVGTGLNAAPGMTSKIAAQLSVVYGHKFEVETNKFWGLAHHSGIDVVHGALKTLAADLFKIAQDIRFLASGPRAGYHELNIPANEPGSSIMPGKVNPTQAEAVTMAAAKVFGNDTTITFTASQGNFEMNVFKTVMITAFLDSCDILTGTITGFADKMIAGLTVNASKMNELLEDSLMTVTALSPHIGYHDAAKIAQTADQEGSTLKAAALKSGKVTEEQYEAWMDYMQMTNIDRTKPEE
- a CDS encoding copper-translocating P-type ATPase: MHAGHEHGNMNMGNQQMMPMGNLKQRLLVSVVLALPILFLAPAMGISLPFQFSFPDSDWVVVVFATILFCYGGWPFFKGACSELKERRPEMMTLITLGISTAYLYSLYAFIRNDLVQSAEHTMDFFWELATLILIMLLGHWIEMSSVMSANSSVHDLAKLLPDKVHQKQGKRTVEVEINDVKRGALILIKAGESIPLDGTILAGSSRVNESLMTGEAREVFRKKGDRVIGGSLNGSGALTVKVNSPANSGFLANVNQLVQSSQMTKSRLQDLADRVSGWLFYAALVVGLIALIVWTGMRGIGTGLERMVTVLVIACPHALGLAIPLVNAKSTAIGAKHGLLIRNRKVISVSSKLNYLLLDKTGTLTAGKFRVNKFASLSSDLDAQAVLAITASLEQDSTHPIAQSVLQFAQAKKVDLLTLTNGQNLPGEGISGTINGHHYQLVNEQAARSQVEVFPAIDTLNNTASYLIEGGTVLGYLLVGDEIKPGAQSLIKQIKKLNITPVMLTGDNREAAQGIAKKLGITEVYTDLMPEDKEKIVAQFQDQVSKVMMVGDGINDAPSLAKADIGVAIGAGTDVAVDSADVVLVNSNPTDIISFLQLAQHTQQKTVQNLWWGAGYNIVALPLAAGLLAPWGIILTPAVGAALMALSTIIVAINAETLKI
- the brnQ gene encoding branched-chain amino acid transport system II carrier protein, which encodes MEEIRPDENTKPLTWKQYLVIASLLFGLFFGAGNLIFPVHLGQLAGAKWLAATAGFLVTAVLLPLLAVLAISVSHAKGIYDIGRPLGRKFALAFMVLIHLTLGPLFATPRTASISFSVGLQPVLPAKLAQPCLLVFSAIFFILAFIISYQETTILDSVGRVLNPIFLLLLFVVFLLAAAKPMGAAHQQTVTAAYHNMAFFNGFLQGYNTMDALAGLAFGYTIVSAVKQLGKTSAKSNAKVTASAGVIATGAIGLIYIALIWLGATTLKHFKPSAEGGTAFNQIVTYYLGDFGHALLATLVTLTCLTTAVGLLAAFAQDFHRSFSKISYHTWLAIMTFASFVTANFGLDTIIAWSTPMLMFLYPIAIVLIVLSIAKTAFAGDPVVYFWAIGLTMIPALLDMLASFPPVISQSPWAHFIKELQVRLLPLAAIGLDWVIPAAVGIAAGLLVHFYRKRPKQ
- a CDS encoding LysR family transcriptional regulator; translation: MNYDHLAVFVNLAETLNFSRTALQMNLSQSAVSQTISSMEKELNFLLFYRTRKQVQLTKSGENFYASMKPMLNLYNKSVQKAQRIASARAEDLTIGYSGTPYEISMLPNIIKEYRQVKANNWPNIYLENFAHNSLKDHLLNGDCDLIFTMPDIVAKIANIHYTDLVEGKYYANFYGPKAASEAALPLTSLSNYRLIFLDSKWCPPSQNELQKAIVKENKHLNLVYSNNILNSHVMVQANLGVGIWANFVSDFADRQLHGIPLIYPVQPHYGIAMLEYGMTKAAKSLVTWLKNNYANFV
- a CDS encoding FAD-dependent oxidoreductase gives rise to the protein MKKLRAGRYAVIAQEYEKETMPLEVEITDNQISQILPQEPMIPGSLEESVFTKVPQEIIQKQSIDVDAITGATHSVNGLIQAVSTVIEQAGGDPADFKLHSNSKNSDPSSKTPDLADPQKTFASWRNKPEQVVKEYHTDFLIVGAGIAGLAAAVQARQLGMETIVIEKNGFVAGNGGGVEGIFGINTKMQAAAGIHAEPEDIITKEAELGQYRADGSFWVDLINNSAANIDWLVDLGVQLTNVDDYHGTCMFPTFHWFKGGFASVGYAPYMKKQADKLKAQFLLETAATSIIYEDGIVKGVYANTPAGSIKISAKATLLATGGVGHNPKLLEAQGWSTKNIHYCSMPSNTGDGYQMAMSVGAKDFLKESPEFMMNYIQALPHEGVHLYIDPINGFMSLPAGGPVVFVNQDGRRLVNENVKKDNLLYQRMAIKSTRVTYEIFTQKIYDQITKDVPKADQILAQAVKTNDGDSLFKADSFAGLAQAVGLPENVLVETMENYNSYCERGHDLEFNKDKDMLLAMKEGPYYIARLDPSNLIGIGGIGSNQKFEVITNDFTKIPGLYAAGMDSTMQYRDVYTITLGGSACAHNVNSGRHAAIHAQEYLKQNN